A region of Dictyostelium discoideum AX4 chromosome 1 chromosome, whole genome shotgun sequence DNA encodes the following proteins:
- a CDS encoding hypothetical protein (Similar to Homo sapiens (Human). HSCARG) codes for MSKSIISVFGATGQQGGSVVGELLKVGNFKVRALTRNPDSEVAKKLKEKGVEVVKCDDSDSKEAIQEALKNSYGIFSVTFPFGKNESEDEIGKKVADAALGAGVKHFVFSGLAPCNEISNGRYDVPHFDNKHKVEMYARQLSKENPSFVSSFVYAPFYYQNFKTYFQPKKSNENGNENYSISLPSDPTGKPLDMGDIENIGSIVSEIFSNQSKYSGVVVPFSGDALTGPEIANTFSKVTGKTVTFNFIPPSVYRTFGFPGADEMASMFEYYNEFGAFNDLDKSIASKITKLTSLEEYLKKSQFKLE; via the exons atgtcaaaatcaattatttcagTATTCGGCGCTACAGGACAACAA ggTGGTTCAGTTGTTGGTGAATTATTGAAagttggtaattttaaagttcGTGCATTAACAAGAAATCCAGATAGTGAAGTTgccaaaaaattaaaagaaaaaggtgTTGAAGTTGTTAAATGTGATGATAGTGATTCCAAAGAGGCAATTCAAGAAGCCTTAAAAAATAGTTATGGTATATTTAGTGTAACATTTCCATTTGGTAAAAATGAGAGTGAAGatgaaattggtaaaaaGGTAGCCGATGCAGCATTGGGTGCCGGTGTAAAACACTTTGTTTTCAGTGGCCTTGCTCCATGTAATGAAATTTCTAATGGTCGTTATGATGTACCtcattttgataataaacaCAAAGTTGAGATGTATGCTAGACAATTGTCAAAAGAAAATCCATCATTTGTAAGCTCATTTGTTTATGCACCATTCTATTaccaaaattttaaaacttactTCCAACCAAAGAAATCCaatgaaaatggtaatgAAAACTATTCAATTTCCCTCCCATCCGACCCAACTGGTAAACCATTAGATATGGGTGATATTGAGAACATTGGTTCAATTGTATCTGAAATCTTTTCAAATCAAAGCAAATACTCTGGTGTTGTAGTACCATTTTCAGGTGACGCTTTAACTGGTCCTGAAATTGCAAATACTTTCTCAAAAGTAACTGGTAAAACTGTAACATTCAATTTCATTCCACCATCTGTTTACCGTACCTTTGGTTTCCCAGGAGCCGACGAAATGGCTTCAATGTTTGAATACTACAACGAATTTGGTGCATTCAATGATTTAGATAAATCAATTGCttcaaaaattacaaaactTACATCTTTAgaagaatatttaaaaaaatctcaATTTAAATTAGAATAG
- the expl6 gene encoding expansin-like protein: protein MIKIIYLIVLLVLLFKNNHIIIKADDCPFPQIPIKTLSGTWYDDPDHASCGFEKLTGPLGPGNRLVVALGSKLFDKGANCGQCYDVTSPFNNKTITVMATDSCHDAGYCQADNHFDFYKEAFDLLGSPSGVISGNSGLSYIKVPCPTYGNVKIMMKDGSNEFWTSFLIFNSRILIKQVSIKLSNSQQFIDLNRQPQGNYWPSTNMVSGEFEVRIESIGGEFIYVKIPSIESRKIYDTGNQFSADGCVGNKYDPYAPFQITSNSNNILPPSLYIIFLISILFLIINNIFSNKY from the exons atgataaaaataatttatttaattgtattattagttttattatttaaaaataaccatattataataaaagcAGATGATTGTCCTTTTCCTCAAATTCCTATAAAAACTCTTTCTGGTACTTGGTATGACGATCCTGATCATGCATCATGTGGTTTCGAAAAATTAACAGGACCATTAGGACCTGGTAATCGTTTGGTTGTTGCATTAGGTTCCAAATTGTTCGACAAAG gGGCAAATTGTGGTCAATGTTATGATGTAACCTcaccatttaataataaaactattacaGTAATGGc aaCTGATAGTTGTCACGATGCAGga tATTGTCAAGCAGATAATCactttgatttttataaagaagcatttgatttattaggTTCTCCATCAGGTGTAATTAGTGGTAATAGTGGACTATCATATATTAAAGTTCCATGTCCAACCTATGGTAATGTTAAAATTATGATGAAAGATGGAAGTAATGAATTTTGgacatcatttttaatatttaattctagaattttaataaaacaagtctcaataaaattatcaaatagtCAGCAATTTATTGACTTAAATAGACAACCACAAGGAAATTATTGGCCATCTACAAATATGGTATCTGGTGAATTTGAAGTtagaattgaatcaattggcGGTGAATTCATTTATGTTAAAATTCCATCAATTGAGAGTAGAAAAATTTATGATACTGGAAACCAATTTTCAGCTGATGGTTGTGTTGGTAATAAATATGATCCATATGCTCCATTTCAAATTACCtctaattcaaataatatattaccaccatcattatatattatttttttaatttcaatattatttttaattattaataatattttttcaaataaatattaa
- the expl1 gene encoding expansin-like protein: protein MKTFVLFVILLCLTFLSISKSETCPFSQSLVSGASATYYTDPNAGNCGYENLMGPLGPGNLFIAALGPNLYNNGKNCGQCFNISSPYTNRSVVIMATDSCPDSGYCQRSSHFDLSTQAFDVLGAQSIGVLEGLTYYKVPCGVNGNVKIMMKDGSNDYWTAFLIYNSKVTIKDVSVKITGKSTYTSLTQSSYNYWISPNMVPGSFDVRIESVGGEFIYITIPKVESRKQYETSSQFSVDGCVGTPSGPSGGLGSPSTGASIGTPSDASSLTLYALFSLTILFLVMLN from the exons atgaaaacttttgtattatttgtaatattattatgtttaacatttttatcaatttctaaAAGTGAAACATGTCCATTTTCACAATCATTAGTTAGTGGTGCATCAGCAACTTACTACACTGATCCAAATGCAGGTAATTGTGGTTATGAAAATCTCATGGGACCTCTTGGACctggtaatttatttattgctGCCCTTGGCCCAAATCTCTACAATAATg gaaaaaattgTGGTCAATGTTTTAACATCTCATCACCTTATACCAATAGATCAGTAGTAATTATGGC taCAGATTCATGTCCAGATTCAGGTTATTGTCAAAGATCATCACATTTTGATCTTTCAACCCAAGCATTTGATGTTTTAGGTGCACAATCGATTGGTGTATTAGAAGGATTAACTTATTATAAGGTACCATGTGGTGTTAATGGTAATGTTAAAATTATGATGAAAGATGGTAGTAATGATTATTGGACagcttttttaatttataattcaaaAGTAACAATTAAAGATGTCTCTGTAAAGATAACTGGTAAATCTACATATACAAGTTTAACTCAAAGTTCTTACAATTATTGGATTTCTCCAAATATGGTCCCAGGATCATTTGATGTTAGAATTGAATCTGTTGGTGGTGAATTCATCTATATAACCATTCCAAAGGTTGAAAGTAGAAAACAATATGAAACATCAAGTCAATTCAGTGTTGATGGTTGTGTTGGAACACCCTCTGGTCCATCTGGTGGTTTAGGTAGTCCATCAACTGGTGCTAGTATTGGTACTCCATCTGATGCTTCATCATTAACATTATATgcattattttctttaacaattttatttttagtaatgttaaattaa
- a CDS encoding beta-lactamase-type transpeptidase fold containing protein: MKFLITILLLCIINFVIGENNLLSSSSSIIPSECGNPNYQKLESYINGLVGSYGYCNGTEWGVTDFKSFSILSENSQNSQQTASTIKLWVLLSVFKDIEAGLYTLEKQIECSTGLITVEQCIALMIGVSDNCATYSLTALTKIESVNSLFSELGMNDSQFIEWCFSTCVGYSDPCPNVSGGSGNNVLSSHDVIHGLTLLHQGSILNQTMTEMTYKYLLTAHGWQPMIGYYVPAPVAHKSGWLPADEGFDPFTENDEAIVFSECGDYGASIMITRDWSNPQEDTIALELGALIGKYIYCTMVPFGNTNDGASCSYILSQPIPTPSCTSSSSSS; this comes from the exons atgaaatttttaattacaattttattattatgtattataaattttgtaattggtgaaaataatttattatcatcatcatcttcaataATTCCAAGTGAATGTGGAAAtccaaattatcaaaaattagAAAGTTATATTAATGGATTAGTTGGGTCTTATGGATACTGTAACGGTACAGAATGGGGTGTAACAGATttcaaatcattttcaattttaagtGAAAATTCTCAAAATTCTCAACAAACAGCATCAACAATTAAACTTTGGGTATTATTATCagtttttaaagatattgaagCAGGTTTATACACATTagaaaaacaaattgaatgTTCAACTGGTCTTATCACTGTTGAACAATGTATTGCTTTAATGATTGGTGTATCTGATAATTGTGCAACCTATTCATTAACTGCATTAACTAAAATTGAATCTGTAAATTCT TTATTTTCAGAATTAGGAATGAATGATAGTCAATTTATTGAATGGTGTTTTTCAACATGTGTTGGATATAGTGATCCATGTCCAAACGTTTCAGGTGGTTCAGGTAATAATGTGTTAAGTTCACATGATGTTATCCATGGATTAACACTTTTACATCAAggttcaattttaaatcaaacaaTGACAGAGATGAcctataaatatttattgacTGCACATGGTTGGCAACCAATGATTGGATATTATGTTCCAGCACCAGTTGCCCATAAATCTGGTTGGTTACCAGCTGATGAAGGTTTTGACCCATTCACTGAAAATGATGAAGCCATTGTTTTCTCTGAATGTGGTGATTATGGTGCTTCAATTATGATCACTAGAGATTGGTCAAATCCACAAGAAGATACAATCGCTTTAGAATTGGGTGCTTTAATtggaaaatatatttattgtaCAATGGTACCATTTGGTAATACAAATGATGGTGCTTCATGTTCTTATATTTTATCACAACCAATTCCAACACCATCTTGtacttcttcttcctcttcttcttaa
- a CDS encoding ribosomal protein L1 family protein, with the protein MPAIKSNKSTASALETTSKTTTKVVSTGLPLVNKEKAIEAINALNKYFEQKQLTEPLNILEENKKIYITFETDKYYHNSLFKPHHIVAPHKIGELSEKRTLVIIEGGKVDAINLKTKLVDLGYTGAVDVLSMKEFKNEYVTKEQIIKVRKTYDEFVVDNFYKQKIQHKFGKEFQNSPQSPKLSIIDQKNPVELIETLNKLDRMVLVRRFTELFFTLPVGTSDLPVEQLIENVAFIVGEVSNKLPEKINSIQSLSIAGSDISLPFYVNVKVPSNLLFNSKENKVELNPLAIQQENNNNNNNTSEESTTNTTTNTKSNKKRTEPESEEKEQEQPIKEKPNKKSKTTPVKEVKSTPAAVVAKPTTPVKEVKETPIKSKTPVKESTPAVVAAAVAAKPTTPAKQVKETPIKSKTPVKESTPQETTTPSKPTKTPTKATTTTAAPKEVESTPVKEVKQTPAKQVKETPVKQVKETPVKQVKETPVKQVKETPVKEVKETPVKQVKETPVKQVKETVKEVAAPVKEVKETPVKEVAAPVAKKVTKKAAAAPVEVAPVEAAPVKKVVKKATVAAAPVEAAPVKKVVKKAAAAPVEEAAPVKKVVKKTATTATATASKLKKPIEKK; encoded by the exons atgccagcaattaaatcaaataaatcaacagCTTCTGCTTTAGAAACTACATCAAAAACCACTACTAAAGTTGTTTCAACTGGTTTACCATTagtaaataaagaaaaagcaATTGAAGCAATCAATGCTCTCAATAAATATTTcgaacaaaaacaattaacagaaccattaaatattttagaagaaaataaaaaaatctatatAACTTTTGAAACTGATAAATACTATcataatagtttatttaaacCACATCAtat agtTGCACCACATAAAATTGGTGAATTATCAGAAAAAAGAACATTAGTTATTATTGAAGGTGGTAAAGTAGAtgcaattaatttaaagaCTAAATTAGTAGATTTAGGATATACTGGTGCAGTTGATGTTCTTTCAATGAAAGAATTCAAAAATGAATATGTCACAAAAGaacaaattattaaagttAGAAAAACATatgatgaatttgttgtagataatttttataaacaaaaaattcaacataaatttggtaaagaatttcaaaattcaCCACA atcaCCAAAACTTTCAATAATTGATCAAAAGAATCcagttgaattaattgaaacatTAAATAAACTTGATAGAATGGTATTGGTTAGAAGATTTACTGAATTATTTTTCACACTTCCAGTTGGTACATCAGATTTACCAGTTGAGCAACTCATTGAAAATGTTGCATTCATTGTAGGTGAAGTTTCTAATAAATTAcctgaaaaaattaattcaattcaatcaCTTTCAATTGCTGGTTCAGATATTAGTTTACCATTTTATGTAAATGTTAAAGTACCATCAAATCTTTTATTCAATtctaaagaaaataaagttGAATTAAATCCATTAGCAATACaacaagaaaataataataataataataatacatcagaagaatcaacaacaaatactactactaataccaaatcaaataaaaagagaACAGAACCAGAAtcagaagaaaaagaacaagaacaaccaattaaagaaaaaccaaataaaaaatcaaaaacaacacCAGTTAAAGAAGTTAAATCAACACcagctgctgttgttgctaAACCAACTACACCAGTTAAAGAAGTTAAAGAAacaccaattaaatcaaaaacacCAGTTAAAGAATCAACCCCAGCTGTCGTTGCTGCTGCTGTTGCCGCTAAACCAACTACACCAGCTAAACAAGTAAAGGAAacaccaattaaatcaaagaCTCCAGTTAAAGAATCAACACCACAAGAAACCACCACTCCATCTAAACCAACTAAAACTCCAACCAAagcaacaaccaccaccgcCGCCCCAAAAGAAGTAGAATCAACTCCAGTTAAAGAAGTCAAACAAACTCCAGCCAAACAAGTTAAAGAAACTCCAGTTAAACAAGTTAAAGAGACACCAGTTAAACAAGTTAAAGAAACTCCAGTTAAACAAGTTAAAGAAACTCCAGTCAAAGAAGTCAAAGAAACCCCAGTTAAACAAGTTAAAGAAACTCCAGTCAAACAGGTTAAAGAAACAGTAAAAGAAGTTGCCGCTCCAGTTAAAGAAGTTAAAGAAACCCCAGTAAAAGAAGTTGCTGCTCCAGTTGCTAAGAAAGTTACTAAAAAAGCAGCCGCTGCTCCAGTTGAAGTTGCTCCAGTTGAAGCTGCACCAGTTAAAAAAGTTGTTAAAAAGGCTACTGTTGCTGCTGCTCCAGTTGAAGCTGCTCCAGTTAAAAAAGTTGTTAAAAAAGCTGCTGCTGCTCCAGTTGAAGAAGCTGCCCCAGTTAAAAAAGTTGTTAAAAAGACTGCCACCACCGCCACTGCTACTgcttcaaaattaaaaaaaccaattgaaaagaaataa
- the gxcD gene encoding RhoGEF domain-containing protein (calponin homology (CH) domain-containing protein~Similar to VHP) — MANQNPRPILKGTKSNFTLVHNIGNVSDEKVKEYLKTEILVKEWIEEVLQIKIKESLSDALKNGIVLCYLANAIQDNIVPTITEKSRLGLEFKKNIDFFLLALKDLGFPKQKLFKLNDLYEGESIVRVVECLSQLSKFACQHKGYQIPMKLTPTSTQPIKLPVGEHLNHLKLQLSQIKEYTMDKSNSNQPRMGTAVLKAKMALLAGNSIDFAKCERGFIKFQSLWRGFRVRQFVKHMKREVAYREKVIQEILKTEEDYVKNLNICIKGYMEPLVSRDVITKDQQKLIFSDIQIIYNFGNKFLDQLRNRCGNNWRVYQKISDLFLQISAFLKVYTSYVQNYNTALETLEELKKKDKQFIQVLNEQKESQQINGKDITSFLIQPVQRVPRYYLLLTDLVKHTWEDHPDLKPLVGAAEKIKDVAAFLNERKREGENFQKFTEIQSILVGKVPQLFTPSRRYIKQISFNPTKKHEIMVYLFNDLIVYGKVMKGIFSGGGGGSGGGGNNNSNTGGAAGGSQYSNYNNNNNNNTTINENRKVKYQGMIELVTCVVVDDSHPSPSSHLDIRSNDKDNLLLLTIISKNETEKNNLKIEINKLISNIHENQRSKEQKIIENSSNNNNNNNNNNNNTAVENIPEPTIEQQLSERKKIMKRVESNSINSTATTTATTTTTTTNTSINTNTTSTTPINSPSRNNSSNNINIVPPTSPEQQQSIPVSSFISSLFNKKKSSSSYNATLSPNKVENNTPISDSESSGNTSPQSPSSSPTTTTTTYVDESEKSSPKTSRKKKAQSISMSPTNTPTTPPPQSEDTNNSNDSSSNNNNAEIQEPPKEKGRPRSKSTSRLSRITGVLTLRKRKTQLVDESQIPTSDDEGQTSPTSPSKSSIDLSQSQHNPTPHSSSSSSSQQDDSSLASSISPLSISTPNPIPVTALASTTTTTATTNNSTTSNTASPNSSATTHRLSSSSTNLSTNNNECEPSNNKAGSSTSDLQSPTSSSSSPSSSTATTNNLSYEKIIAQKSLGELDPLNLETYLSNADFKKLFGVERSEFLKFPKWKQNQKKKDLKLL; from the exons atggcAAATCAAAACCCAAGACCAATTTTAAAGGgcacaaaatcaaattttacaTTGGTACATAATATAGGAAATGTATCGGATGAAAAAGttaaagaatatttaaaaacagAAATATTAGTCAAAGAATGGATTGAAGAAGtattacaaattaaaattaaagagagTTTATCTGATGCTTTGAAAAATGGTATTGTTTTATGTTATTTAGCAAACGCCATTCAAGATAATATTGTACCAACTATCACAGAAAAATCCAGATTA ggattagaatttaaaaaaaatattgatttctttttattagcattaaaagatttaggatttccaaaacaaaaattatttaaattaaatgatttatatgAAGGAGAGAGTATAGTCAGAGTTGTTGAATGTTTATcacaattatcaaaatttgcATGCCAACATAAAGGATATCAAATTCCAATGAAATtaacaccaacatcaacacaaccaattaaattaccaGTGGGTGaacatttaaatcatttgaaattacaattatCACAAATTAAAGAGTATACCATggataaatcaaattcaaatcagCCTCGAATGGGTACAGCAGTCTTGAAGGCTAAAATGGCATTATTAGCTGGTAACTCTATTGATTTTGCTAAATGTGAAAGAggtttcattaaatttcaaaGTTTATGGAGAGGTTTTAGAGTTAGACAATTTGTTAAACATATGa aaCGTGAAGTTGCATATAGAGAAAAAGTTATacaagaaattttaaaaactgaAGAAGATTatgttaaaaatttaaatatttgtattaaagGATATATGGAACCATTGGTTAGTAGAGATGTAATTACAAAGGATCAACAAAAGTTAATATTTTCAGATATTCAaatcatttataattttggtaataaatttttgGATCAATTGAGAAATCGTTGTGGTAATAATTGGAGAGTTTATCAAAAGATTagtgatttatttttacagaTTTCAGCATTTTTAAAGGTTTATACAAGTTATGTTCAAAACTATAATACTGCATTGGAGACATTGGAAGAGTTGAAGAAAAAAGATAAACAATTCATTCAGGTTTTAAATGAACAAAAAGAGTCTCAACAAATTAATGGAAAAGATATaacttcatttttaattcaacCAGTTCAACGTGTACCACgttattatttacttttgACCGATTTGGTGAAACATACTTGGGAAGATCATCCAGATTTGAAACCATTGGTTGGTGCCGCTGAAAAGATTAAAGATGTGGCTGCCTTTTTAAATGAACGTAAAAGGGAGGGTGAAAACTTTCAAAAGTTTACAGAGATTCAATCAATACTCGTTGGTAAAGTACCACAATTATTCACTCCATCACGTCGTTACATAAAACAAATCTCATTCAATCCTACTAAAAAACATGAAATTATGGTTTAtctatttaatgatttaattgtttatggTAAAGTTATGAAAGGTATTTTTAGTGGTGGTGgcggtggtagtggtggtggtggcaataataatagtaacactGGTGGTGCTGCAGGTGGTAGTCAATatagtaattataataataacaataataacaataccaCTATCAATGAAAATAGAAAAGTTAAATATCAAGGTATGATAGAGTTGGTAACTTGTGTTGTGGTTGATGATAGTCATCCATCACCATCAAGTCATTTGGATATTCGTTCAAACGATAAGGATAACCTCTTATTGTTAACAATTATCTCAAAGAATGAaactgaaaaaaataatttaaaaattgaaattaataaattaattagtaaTATTCATGAAAATCAAAGAtcaaaagaacaaaaaataatagaaaattcttcaaataataataataataataataataataataataatactgcAGTAGAAAATATACCAGAGCCAACGATCGAACAACAATTATctgaaagaaagaaaattatGAAAAGAGTTGAGTCAAATAGTATTAATTCAACTGCCACCACAActgctactactaccaccactacaacaaatacaagtataaatacaaatacaacatcAACCACACCAATTAACTCACCATCacgtaataatagtagtaataacaTAAACATCGTACCACCAACATCTCCAgagcaacaacaatcaatacCAGTTAGTTCATTTATAAgctcattatttaataaaaagaaatcatcatcatcatataaTGCTACTTTATCACCAAATAAAGTGGAAAATAATACACCTATATCAGATTCAGAAAGTAGCGGCAATACATCACCTCAATCACCAAGttcatcaccaacaacaacaacaacaacatatgTTGATGAATCTGAAAAATCAAGTCCAAAAACTTCAAGAAAAAAGAAAGCACAATCAATTTCTATGTCACCAACTAatacaccaacaacaccaccaccacaatctGAAGATaccaataatagtaatgatagtagtagtaataataataatgcgGAAATACAAGAACCACCAAAAGAAAAAGGTAGACCAAGATCAAAATCAACCTCACGTTTATCAAGAATAACAGGTGTTTTAACattaagaaaaagaaaaactcAATTAGTTGATGAATCTCAAATTCCAACTAGTGATGACGAAGGTCAAACATCTCCAACATCTCCTTCCAAATCTTCGATTGATTtatcacaatcacaacatAATCCAACCCCACAttcttcatcatcgtcatcatcacaaCAAGATGATTCTTCTTTGGCATCATCaatttcaccattatcaatttctACACCAAATCCAATTCCAGTTACAGCCTTAGCctctaccactactactaccgcTACTACTAATAATAGCACCACCTCAAATACTGCATCACCAAATTCATCAGCAACAACTCATCGTTTATCCTCATCATCAACTAATCTTTCAACAAACAATAACGAGTGCGAACCTTCAAATAATAAGGCTGGTTCATCAACTTCAGATTTACAAtcaccaacatcatcatcatcatcaccatcatcatcaacagcaacaacaaacaatCTATcatatgaaaaaataatagctCAAAAAAGTTTAGGTGAACTTGACCCTTTAAATCTTGAAACTTATTTATCAAATgctgattttaaaaaactttttggAGTTGAACGTtcagaatttttaaaattcccAAAATGGaaacaaaaccaaaaaaagaaagatctTAAGctattgtaa
- a CDS encoding proteasome maturation factor UMP1 family protein: MQSIVKKDLDLPTLRNESSNVKGLSHPVESIQLDQGKTEIKLKNFAMKNVFGTHMVMNNEIEKQIYSQFKRLPTLQSSMVGLETILGLDEDFDFGDYLCDPATSEAPLPQLHTSMEHRLGMTSSKSIL; encoded by the exons atgcaatctattgtaaaaaaagatttggaTTTACCAACATTAAGAAATGAATCAAGTAATGTTAAAGGATTATCACATCCAGTTGAAAGTATTCAATTAGAT cAAGGTAAAacagaaataaaattaaaaaattttgcaATGAAAAATGTTTTTGGTACACATATGGTTAtgaataatgaaattgaaaaacaaatttattcacaatttaaaagattaccAACTTTACAAAGTTCAATGGTTGGTTTAGAAACAATTTTAGGTTTAGATGAAGATTTCGATTTTGGTGATTATCTTTGTG ATCCAGCCACATCAGAAGCACCATTACCACAATTACATACATCTATGGAGCATAGACTTGGTATGACTAGTTCCAAGAGTATTTTATAG